The Lactobacillus sp. ESL0680 genome has a segment encoding these proteins:
- the groL gene encoding chaperonin GroEL (60 kDa chaperone family; promotes refolding of misfolded polypeptides especially under stressful conditions; forms two stacked rings of heptamers to form a barrel-shaped 14mer; ends can be capped by GroES; misfolded proteins enter the barrel where they are refolded when GroES binds), whose translation MAKDIKFSENARRSLLKGVDKLADTVKTTIGPKGRNVVLEQSYGNPEITNDGVTIAKAIELKDHYENMGAKLVAEAAQKTNDIAGDGTTTAVVLTQAIIREGMKNVTAGANPVGVRRGIEKATKAVTDELHKISHTVSSKDQIAQVAAVSSASKEVGNLIADAMEKVGNDGVITIEDSRGIETELSVVEGMQFDRGYLSQYMVTDNDKMEADLDNPYILITDKKISNIQDILPLLQEIVQQGKSLLIIADDIDGEALPTLVLNKVRGTFNVVGVKAPGFGDSRKEQLQDIAALTGGTVITEDLGLELKDTSLDQLGQARRITVTKDSTTIVDGAGSDEAIKDREDSIRKQIDETTSDFDKKKLQERLAKLTGGVAVIHVGAATETELKERRYRIEDALNSTRAAVDEGYVAGGGTALVDVESAVKDLKGDTVDEQTGINIVLRALSAPVRQIAENAGEDGSVILNELEKQDNEIGYNAANGNWENMVESGIIDPTKVTRTALQNAASIAALLLTTEAVVAEIPEDKPATPDAGAGAGAPGMM comes from the coding sequence ATGGCAAAAGATATTAAATTTTCAGAAAACGCAAGACGTTCCCTATTAAAGGGTGTTGACAAGCTAGCTGATACTGTTAAGACAACTATTGGTCCTAAGGGACGCAACGTTGTTTTAGAGCAATCATACGGCAACCCAGAAATCACTAACGATGGTGTTACAATTGCCAAGGCAATTGAATTGAAGGACCATTACGAAAACATGGGTGCCAAGTTAGTTGCTGAAGCTGCTCAAAAGACCAACGATATCGCTGGTGACGGTACAACTACTGCCGTTGTTTTGACCCAAGCAATTATTCGTGAAGGAATGAAGAACGTAACTGCTGGTGCTAACCCAGTTGGTGTTCGCCGCGGAATTGAAAAGGCTACTAAGGCTGTAACTGATGAATTACACAAGATCAGCCATACAGTTTCTTCAAAAGACCAAATCGCTCAAGTTGCTGCTGTTTCAAGTGCTTCTAAAGAAGTTGGTAATTTAATTGCCGATGCAATGGAAAAAGTTGGCAACGATGGTGTAATTACTATTGAAGATTCTCGTGGTATTGAAACTGAATTATCAGTTGTTGAAGGGATGCAATTCGATCGTGGTTACTTGTCACAATATATGGTAACTGACAACGATAAGATGGAAGCTGACCTCGATAATCCATACATTTTGATTACCGACAAGAAGATTTCTAACATTCAAGACATTTTGCCATTATTGCAAGAAATTGTACAACAAGGCAAGTCATTGTTAATCATTGCTGACGATATTGATGGTGAAGCATTGCCAACACTTGTTTTGAACAAGGTTCGTGGTACTTTCAACGTTGTTGGTGTTAAGGCACCTGGCTTTGGTGATAGCCGCAAGGAGCAATTACAAGATATCGCTGCATTGACTGGTGGTACTGTAATTACTGAAGACTTGGGTCTTGAATTGAAGGACACTTCACTTGACCAATTAGGTCAAGCTCGCCGGATTACAGTTACTAAAGACTCAACTACAATTGTTGATGGTGCTGGTTCTGATGAAGCAATCAAGGATCGTGAAGATTCAATTAGAAAGCAAATCGATGAAACTACTTCTGACTTTGACAAGAAGAAGTTGCAAGAACGTTTGGCTAAATTAACTGGTGGTGTTGCAGTTATCCACGTTGGTGCTGCTACTGAAACCGAATTGAAGGAACGTCGTTACCGAATTGAAGATGCCTTGAACTCAACTCGTGCTGCTGTTGATGAAGGTTACGTTGCCGGTGGTGGTACTGCCTTAGTTGATGTTGAATCAGCTGTTAAAGACCTTAAAGGTGATACTGTTGATGAACAAACTGGTATCAACATTGTCTTACGTGCTTTGAGTGCACCAGTTCGCCAAATTGCTGAAAACGCTGGTGAAGATGGTTCAGTTATCTTGAACGAACTTGAAAAGCAAGACAACGAAATCGGCTACAATGCTGCTAATGGTAACTGGGAGAACATGGTTGAATCTGGTATTATTGACCCAACCAAGGTTACACGGACAGCTTTGCAAAATGCTGCTTCAATTGC
- the groES gene encoding co-chaperone GroES, with protein MLQPIGDRVIVKVKEEEEKSVGGIVLASNAKEKPTEGEVVAVGEGTYTQTGDKIPMTVKKGDVVLYDKYSGTNVKHEGEEYLVLHEKDILAVVK; from the coding sequence GTGTTACAACCAATCGGTGATCGCGTGATCGTAAAAGTTAAAGAAGAAGAAGAAAAATCTGTTGGCGGCATCGTCTTAGCATCAAATGCTAAAGAAAAGCCAACTGAAGGTGAAGTTGTTGCTGTAGGTGAAGGTACTTATACCCAAACTGGCGACAAGATTCCAATGACTGTTAAGAAGGGCGACGTCGTTTTATACGATAAGTACTCTGGCACTAATGTTAAACATGAAGGCGAAGAATACTTAGTTCTTCACGAAAAAGATATTTTAGCAGTTGTTAAGTAA
- a CDS encoding M13 family metallopeptidase: MRPQDNLYLAINSKWLKQAKIPADGVSTGTFNELSTKVNTELSQDMAAFANGKKPLPNIPNFAKAVDFYKQALDMDQRNRDGAQPIKKDLAELENIKDFADFNTNAAKLFNEMMPLPIGWEVEPDLKNARKNALYFGSAGTILSDATSYQDPNSKKLLDIYQKQSINLLKLAGVPEDEATTYAENAIKFDSKIVQNTKSAEDSAEVTSNYHPMSVKDFEAKFGNFDMAGFLKGAIGKEPDQIIVTDPDFLNNVNGLLNKDNFAEIKGWMIVEFINSVAGDLSQQFIDASAPFAQAETGQKELPSTAKQAFAITNSEYNDLIGEYYGETYFGPAAKKDVTKMVEQILKIYEQRLQKNKWLSKSTRQKAIAKLKAMKVKVGYPGDVSDFYDDIKVVPASQGGSLYANQKAMDIKDTKEMVSELDEPVDRDDWGITGDEVNAFYDSSLNDINIPAAILQAPFYSKKQSEATNLGGIGTVVGHEISHAFDNNGAKFDKYGSLHNWWTKKDHAAFNKRVNAEIKLFDGIKYGGKKVNGKLTVSENIADQGGLSVAIAAAKKDHVSLRELFKNYARIWRIKASPEWTQYLLANDVHSPDALRANVQVQCQPDFYKVFKVKKTDGMWLSPKKRVLIW, encoded by the coding sequence ATGCGTCCGCAAGACAACTTGTATTTAGCTATTAATTCTAAATGGTTAAAGCAAGCTAAAATTCCAGCTGATGGTGTTAGTACAGGTACTTTTAACGAGCTTTCAACTAAGGTAAATACTGAATTAAGCCAAGATATGGCAGCTTTTGCTAATGGCAAAAAGCCATTGCCGAATATCCCTAATTTTGCCAAAGCCGTTGATTTTTATAAGCAAGCTTTAGATATGGATCAACGCAACCGTGACGGTGCTCAGCCAATCAAGAAGGATTTGGCAGAACTGGAAAATATTAAGGATTTTGCTGATTTTAATACCAACGCTGCAAAATTATTTAATGAAATGATGCCGCTGCCGATTGGCTGGGAGGTTGAGCCTGATTTGAAAAACGCCCGCAAGAATGCCCTCTACTTTGGCTCTGCGGGAACGATTTTATCTGACGCCACTAGCTATCAGGATCCCAATTCGAAAAAGTTACTTGATATTTATCAAAAACAATCTATCAACCTATTAAAATTAGCTGGCGTGCCGGAAGATGAAGCCACTACTTATGCCGAAAACGCAATTAAGTTTGATAGTAAGATCGTTCAAAACACTAAGTCAGCTGAAGATAGTGCTGAAGTAACTAGCAATTATCATCCAATGAGTGTCAAAGATTTTGAAGCAAAATTTGGCAACTTTGATATGGCTGGATTTTTAAAGGGAGCAATCGGCAAAGAACCTGATCAGATTATTGTCACGGATCCAGACTTTTTGAATAATGTTAATGGGCTGCTTAATAAGGATAACTTCGCTGAAATTAAGGGCTGGATGATTGTTGAATTCATTAATAGCGTTGCCGGGGATTTGTCACAGCAATTTATTGACGCTAGCGCTCCATTTGCGCAGGCAGAAACTGGTCAAAAAGAATTGCCTTCAACTGCAAAGCAGGCTTTTGCAATTACAAATAGTGAATATAATGACCTAATAGGTGAATATTATGGTGAAACTTATTTTGGCCCTGCTGCTAAAAAAGATGTCACTAAGATGGTTGAGCAAATTTTAAAAATTTACGAACAACGTTTGCAAAAAAATAAGTGGCTGTCTAAGTCAACCAGACAAAAAGCAATTGCTAAATTAAAGGCAATGAAGGTCAAGGTCGGGTACCCAGGCGATGTTAGCGACTTTTATGATGATATAAAAGTAGTCCCAGCAAGCCAAGGCGGCAGTTTGTATGCTAATCAAAAAGCAATGGATATCAAGGACACTAAAGAAATGGTCTCAGAGTTAGATGAACCAGTTGATCGTGATGACTGGGGCATTACTGGTGATGAAGTTAATGCTTTTTATGATTCTAGCTTAAATGATATCAATATTCCTGCCGCTATCTTGCAAGCTCCATTTTATAGTAAGAAGCAAAGTGAGGCTACTAACTTGGGTGGCATTGGTACAGTTGTTGGTCATGAAATCTCTCATGCCTTTGACAATAATGGCGCTAAGTTTGATAAGTATGGCAGTCTGCATAATTGGTGGACTAAAAAAGATCACGCAGCATTTAATAAGCGTGTTAATGCAGAAATCAAATTATTCGATGGTATTAAGTATGGCGGTAAAAAGGTTAACGGTAAGCTGACAGTATCGGAAAATATTGCCGATCAAGGTGGCTTATCCGTAGCCATAGCTGCAGCTAAGAAAGATCATGTTAGCTTACGTGAACTCTTTAAAAATTACGCCCGAATTTGGCGAATAAAAGCAAGTCCAGAATGGACGCAATACTTGCTTGCCAACGATGTTCACTCTCCTGATGCTTTGCGGGCTAATGTCCAAGTGCAGTGCCAACCGGACTTTTACAAGGTCTTTAAGGTTAAGAAGACTGATGGCATGTGGCTATCGCCCAAGAAGCGCGTACTAATTTGGTAG
- a CDS encoding MFS transporter, translating to MEYLPTALFGLVIGALFDVYCQKNVMLTALVMQMILALFVPIMINNHLPLWSILVIIFAFGFFDLLSWVGYQTMIAQDLSPQELAQVSGSVGLISSVQRMFGPGIASLIINLVGYFTGFLLDSVSFAYLAVTIKELPEEKSIATTKNIAHKTIAGLQFIWHDFHLKWLIIGFLAANLGFQVVVPMLTFILKQTMQISVTQISIFYTVASVAGITANFIYLHFNQRFTVGSQLLISGLVILIGFSVMLGLHSFWLVTIGYVLVSVGSVWSQANFFTIVQALTKKEYRGMVTSASTTLTRMMGPMMSVVSGFLVKVDGHLIFVIAVSAMIISLYIMCAKQLIKLKLQ from the coding sequence ATGGAATATTTGCCAACTGCGTTATTTGGCTTGGTAATTGGCGCACTCTTTGATGTCTATTGCCAAAAGAACGTAATGCTGACTGCGTTAGTGATGCAAATGATTTTGGCATTATTTGTACCAATAATGATTAACAATCACTTACCTTTGTGGAGCATTTTGGTAATAATTTTTGCTTTTGGCTTTTTTGACTTACTATCTTGGGTTGGTTATCAGACCATGATTGCCCAAGATTTATCTCCACAAGAGTTGGCTCAGGTATCGGGAAGTGTTGGGCTGATTTCTTCAGTTCAGCGTATGTTTGGTCCCGGAATTGCATCCCTGATAATTAATCTAGTCGGCTATTTTACTGGCTTTTTATTGGATAGCGTTAGTTTTGCATATTTAGCAGTAACAATTAAGGAGCTACCGGAAGAAAAGTCGATAGCTACAACTAAAAATATTGCTCATAAAACTATTGCGGGATTGCAATTTATTTGGCATGACTTTCACTTAAAATGGTTAATTATTGGCTTTTTGGCAGCTAATTTAGGTTTTCAAGTTGTAGTGCCAATGTTAACGTTCATTTTAAAACAAACGATGCAAATATCGGTTACGCAGATTAGTATCTTTTATACAGTAGCTTCAGTTGCTGGAATTACTGCAAATTTTATTTATTTACATTTTAATCAAAGATTTACAGTTGGCTCGCAGCTGCTAATCAGTGGTTTAGTTATTTTAATTGGTTTTAGTGTCATGCTAGGACTGCATTCATTTTGGCTAGTGACGATTGGTTATGTCTTAGTATCAGTCGGCAGTGTGTGGTCACAGGCTAACTTTTTCACAATTGTGCAAGCACTAACCAAAAAAGAATATCGCGGGATGGTAACTTCGGCGTCAACAACTTTAACAAGAATGATGGGTCCAATGATGTCAGTAGTTAGCGGCTTTTTGGTCAAGGTGGATGGACATTTGATTTTTGTAATCGCTGTTAGTGCAATGATTATTTCTTTATACATTATGTGTGCCAAGCAACTGATTAAATTGAAGCTGCAATGA
- a CDS encoding redox-sensing transcriptional repressor Rex, which produces MEKIKIPTATAKRLPLYYRYLIILNESGKEKVSSTELSEAVQVDSASIRRDFSYFGALGKRGYGYDVKSLLSFFKKILNQDTLTNVALVGVGNLGHALLNYNFKRSNNIRISCAFDIKEEITGKILSGVPVYSMSELKKQLSDQQISIAILTVPAETAQATADEMIESGIKGIMNFTPIRLSAPTGIRIQNVDLATELQTLIYFLDADKDNEKNI; this is translated from the coding sequence ATGGAAAAGATAAAAATTCCGACAGCGACAGCAAAGAGATTGCCACTCTACTATCGCTATCTAATTATTTTAAATGAGAGTGGCAAAGAAAAAGTTTCTTCAACCGAATTGTCGGAAGCAGTCCAGGTTGATAGTGCTTCAATTAGACGTGATTTTTCTTACTTTGGCGCACTGGGCAAGCGTGGCTACGGCTACGATGTTAAGAGCCTCTTATCATTTTTTAAAAAGATTTTGAATCAAGATACGTTGACTAATGTTGCCTTGGTTGGTGTTGGTAATTTAGGGCATGCCTTGCTTAATTACAACTTTAAGAGAAGCAACAACATTCGTATTTCTTGTGCGTTTGATATTAAAGAAGAAATTACCGGCAAAATTTTAAGTGGTGTGCCAGTTTATAGCATGAGCGAATTGAAAAAGCAATTGAGCGATCAACAGATTTCGATTGCAATTTTGACGGTTCCAGCTGAAACTGCACAGGCAACAGCTGATGAAATGATCGAATCAGGAATTAAGGGAATAATGAATTTCACGCCAATTCGCTTGTCTGCTCCGACTGGAATTCGGATTCAGAATGTTGATTTGGCAACTGAATTACAAACGTTAATTTATTTCCTTGATGCCGACAAGGATAATGAAAAGAATATTTAA